CATGAAATCCTAAATGCACCGTCAGCAAAGTTAAAATAAACAACCtggttcatcacacacacacgcacacacacataccttgaCCTCTGACCACTTTATCTTTTTTCTTAATAATTTTAACAGTAACATACTGATTTAACAATATGACCAGTTACAaatagcaagaaagaaagaaagaaagaaagaaagaaagaaagaaagaaagaagagtagCAAATAAATTCTATACACAaattaaaaatgaagaaaaaaacccTACATAACTACATACAATCATTATGAACGTCACATGAATTATAACATTTTAAACAGGTCTTTTAAAGCATTTTCTTGTTATTTACCAAGTTCTTTTTAGTGTGTTAAAATGTATTAATGTCCAATTTGGGTCACTGTGTGAAACACTGCCCCCTGGTAGTGTAAAAATTGGATTACAATTAAACAATAATTTTTTAAGGAGGGGGGATCTtaagcctttattcgtcacatatacattaaagcacaatgaaattctttctctgcatttaacctatctgaggaTGTGTGCACACGTGTGCAGGCAGTGGTCAGCtgtgctgcagcacccagggagcagttgggggtgctGCACCACAGCTGAcgcacccccaactgctctgaggATGCCTTGCTGAAGAGCACTTCACCCATTCCTGTTAGTCTagagaatcaaaccggcaaccttttggtcccaaagctgcttctctaacctttaggccatggctttaatAGTTGATGGTTGTGATTTTCCAGCAATGAcaattaataaaattaaaactAAAATACAATCGACCAGATCTTGGGAATATTGTGTAGACGGGACACACTCTGGATGGGACTCCGGTCCCCGATGGTAACTGACTGACCTGTCCAAATCAGGTAATGAATTTATAAAGCAGTTAAAATGATACTATTCAGCATTTTTAATTTAAGCCTTGTAAGTGAGAATGACATAAAATGACATCACTCATTAACTGATCAAGTAACAACCCATATGTACTGTTTATATTAGGCATTTTCATTGATAGttcgcagggcggcacggtggtgtagtggttagcgctgtcgcctcacagcaagaaggtcctgggttcgagcccggggccggcaagggcctttctgtgtggagtttgcatgttctccccgtgtccgcgtgggtttcctccgggtgctccggtttcccccacagtccaaagacatgcaggttaggttaactggtgactataaattgaccgtaggtgtgaatgtgagtgtgaatggttgtctgtgtgtcagccctgtgatgacctggcgacttgtccagggtgtaccccgcctttcgcccgtagtcagctgggataggctccagcttgcctgcgaccctgtagaaggataaagcggctagagataatgagatgagatgagattgatagTTCGACCCATTTGAGCTGGAATTAACCCCAGTCATTTCTAGTGACCAGTCAGTTAGGTAACTATAATAACTGAAATATAGCCGCAAGCAGTGATGAAGGGCCCGAGCACCTCTGGTATCTGGTATGAAttcaacaaactgcctaggaggagaacatcaaaatgtaacacgtgtcaaaatgcacaaaatcaAAAACAATTTGCTTCTTGTTGAATATGGCTAATAaaatgtacattacaattttgtttgtcttgaggcaccccacacacctaccaaatttgacacagatagcTGAAACTGTTTaccgggcaaaagtctcaatggcagggggtgctatggagtcccccagacacgcctggggccaagcctctatccctgagtagcagtggccaagactgatgtgtgtaccaaatttcatgagttttcacccatgggaaccacctcaaacaTGGCCAAGTGTTGAAGAAAAAGAATAAGAAGAATCCTcaggaaaacaatagggccttgcaccttggTGCAGCGCTCTCCAGTGGAGACCAGAAGCCGCACACCtccagtgctcaggccctaataataactGTCACAACTTTGACATACAACCTATCATATAAAATGGTTTCACAGACAGCCAACTTTCTGTGTAAATGAATTACACACAAACCCTGTTATGATGACCACGCAATCCAACTTAGGCACATTAGACAAATTCAATTATGAAAGCTTTTTATTCCTGAAATTCCTACCCACAGAACCTCAACATAACAAAACACTTACCAGGAATTGAGCCCAGGATTGTAAAGCAGCACATATACAGCATATAAATGTCAATGATTTCCAGACacaaggacacacccacattcccttcTATGGTATTCGGTCTTTGAGTCATTCACACTTCCACATGCAGTATGAACTCAAAGACCCACCTTCATTGCTGTGACGTGCAGTGTGACCCTGCTGTGACCCTGTTGAAACCCAAGGAGTGCCAGGCTTGAGTACAAGTCACATACGATGAAGTTAGTGTTCATAAATCAGGATGTCCTATCTGTTGTGctatcactcttttttttttttcttctggtgATAATGATATCAGGGGGACACTCACCTTCATATCTTCATCTTACGGATTATCGGTTCAGATCTGAAGAGCATTACAAGCACAGAATTACACAATATTGATAATATAGTTGTATAACTTTCAGTGATGTTGACAAAGAGGTCTATATTGGCATGAAGACAAGTAACATCTAAGCACGTGGGTGGAATTTATTAGCGTGATGTGGAGCGTGATAAAGAACTCGAGAAAATCAAGATGGCATTAACAGTATGCTTCGAGTATGTCGAAAACATAACAGACGATGTCTACTGAAAATCACATTTATATTTGAAATTAAAAAATAGAAGAACAGCAACTTTATTTGAAAATaaagaaattcctctctgcatttaacccatctgaagcagtgagcatacacacacacacacacacacacacacacacacacacacacacacacacacacacacacacacgtgagcaataagcacgcacacatacccagagcagtgggcagccattgctacagcacctggggagcagttgggggttaggtgcctcgttcaagggcactttagcctaaggccaccccatgttaacctaaccgcatgtctttgaactgtgggggaaaccagagcacccagaggaaactcacgccgacatgaggagaacatgcaaacagatAGAAACAGAAAGGGGTGACATGCAATAGGTGATGATAATAGGAtaacaagaacaggaacctttaaGTGTTTAAAGAAGGGCTAGAATTAAGATTTAGCAGCCTTATAAGGGTTTTTTATATCTTTATATTCATATGTAAATaagtatcagtgtgtgtgtgtgtgtgtgtgtgtgtgtgtgtgtgtgtgtgtgtggcttcaaGTGCTTTATTGTTGCCCATAAAGATGTAGTAAGACATAAGTAAACATTGGTCTTTCTTTTAAAGTCCAAGTGACATGATGTTTTGATTAGCCAAATGGTAAATCGAATACCTAATAATGTACATAATTTCTGCAGTAATCCACTATTCTGTTCACATGTACCAAAGTTGGTTTTCTTTGACATATTGATGTTACTTATTACACATTGCAACTGGGTCATTGTACAATTCTGATGGAAAGTGTTTAAACCAATATTAAATTCATAGCTACAgtggtggtcagaagtttacatacagtgacatgaatgccatcttggatatgaatgtcatggcaatatttgggctttcagtgatttctctgaactgttctttttctgtggcagaatgattgtatagcatacatctttttaaaaaaaaactagaattcggtgcacaattttctttgggttttctgaaattaacacagggtCAGAAGTATGCATACATggtcaaaattttacatacagcacacctaatatttgggtacaatgtctctttgcaagattcaccttgaccaaacttttttttgtttgtttaccatgaacaagcttctggcagaattctggttggatatttcaccacTTTtcctggtagaattggtagagttcaattaattttttttttttttttttggcatggactcgacttataagcacaatTCATATAttctcaatagggttgaagtcagggcttgttttaatgttagcctgctttatcctccacaaccagctctgatacatgtttgggttcattgtcctgttgtgactcccaatcatgttcaagtttccagtggtttgaggttttgctgaagaattctgaggtagtcctccttcttcattattccatccactttgtgcaatgaaccagttccactggaagtaaaacagccccagagcatgatgatcctaccaccaccaccagctggtacagtgtccctctgaacATTGTGGtcgttgtggccaaacaactcaatctttgtctcatctgaccatacagctatcctccagaaggctttttctttgtccatgtggtcagttgcaaactttagttaagcttgaaggtgtcaattttggagcagggggttatttcttggatagcagccttttagtccatgttgatataaaactcactgaactgtagacagtgatccatcagcttccagttcatgccagggctgtgccatggtggttcctgggttgttcctgaccatccaaaccaatgtcctttcagctgagggtgactgtttgggttttcttgaagcaaagtggcttggcaaagtgactacactgcccagtaacttgcatacaattgtttgaactgatcttgggatctgcagttgtttagaaatggctctaagagacattcctgagttgtgtacatctgcgatcctctttctcagatctgcactgagctccttggattttcccattttactgcgtgttggtcaatccaatgagtgctgtaaacaaaccctttttatgaaggcacagagaagctaccagctgtagtcaatcataatcaccaataggaagttaagaggccttggcaagataagagacattttggaagtctcagcacctctgaattaataatctgagtgagtgtatgtaaatttttgaccatgtatgtatacttttgaccctgtgttgatttcagaaaacccaaagaaaattgtgcaccaaattctagttttttaagatgtatgctgtacaatcattctgccacagaaaaagaacagttcagagaaatcattgaaagcccaaatactgtattgccatgacattcatatccacgaTTACATTCatctcactgtatgtaaacttctgaccacatctGTATATATTGTATTTAACAAGATGATACAATCCAATATTTGTacaagaaaaatctcatctcatctcattatctctagccgctttatcctgttctacagggtcgcaggcaagctggagcctatcccagttgactacgggcgaaaggcggggtacaccctggacaagtcgccaggtcatcacagggctgacacatagacacagacaaccattcacactcacattcacacctacggtcaatttagagtcaccagttaacctaacctgcatgtctttggactgtgggggaaaccggagcacccggaggaaacccacgcggacacggggagaacatgcaaactccacacagaaaggccctcgccagccacgggggctcgaacccggaccttcttgctgtgaggcgacagcgctaaccactacaccaccgtgccgccctacaagaaaattttttttttttttaaagtaacacTCATTTTAATCAGTGGTGTCGCTAGTATTTGAAATAAAACCCTGAGTTATTGTTAAGGTTGATGTTATTTCACACTTGTGgattttcattttaaatgtcTCAGTTTTCTTTTGGGTTCTCCTTTCACCTTCTTTTTGGTGCAGTTGCTGGTACACATTTCTAGGAGACATTTAATTTACATTATTCATATTACCCATAATCCACATTTCCTATAATTGTCCAGGATGTCACTTACTATTATATAAACAGCCATGGAATCATCGCCATTCAGTCCTGGAACAGGCTTAATCCAGATTAATTTTAATCTATGAAATGCTAGGAAGAGATTTTAGGTGTGCAacctcatatttataccccagcatAAACCAGAACGCCCTTTTCAAAACTTATggcaactgtaaaatataatgatTAGGATTTTATTAAATATGCTTTAAGGGTGTCATTAATTTTATCACAAATGTCTGGTGTCAGGTGAAGCAGGTTAATATTGACCTGATTTTGCAGAATTTGACCTCTGATCATCTTGCGTAGCAGGGGAAAGTCTGTTCTGTCATCACTTCACTCCTCCATCTGGACCTCAGGTGATAATGATTTCACTACAGCGACAGAACTTTGACCCTCCCAATGTGAACCTTAGACATATAGAAAGATATTTCACACACCAGATTATTAGGAATGTGATATGTGCAAGTTTGTAAATATTACGAAACCATAGGTAAAGTGAGTGCAGCCAGTCAAAGGTCACGTTAACATCTAACGTAAATTTTACATCCAGATGAGGATGTTTTATATGCTGTTCATGTTtagatcagggcggcacggtggtgtagtggttagcgctgtcgcctcacagcaagaaggtccgggttcgagccccgtggctggcgagggcctttctgtgtggagtttgcatgttctccccgtgtccgcgtgggtttcctccgggtgctccggtttcccccacagtccaaagacatgcaggttaggttaactggtgactctaaattgaccgtaggtgtgaatgtgagtgtgaatggttgtctgtgtctgtgtgtcagccctgtgatgacctggcgacttgtccagggtgtaccccgcctttcgcccgtagtcagctgggataggctccagcttgcctgcgaccctgtagaaggataaagcggctagagataatgagatgagatgtttagatCAGAGATTTGGAACAGACCCCATAATGCATATTTGCCATTTTTGTTTGTGTGCCCCCCAAATATTATGATTATGGGTTCTCACTCTGATAACCAGTGTGAATGTCCATAGATTGagctccataagtatttggacagtgacagaaTTTTTGTACTTGTGCCTCTGTGCACtgccacaatggatttgaaatgaagccatcaagaCGTGACTGAAGTGTaggctttcagctttaattcaatggGTTTAACAAAAATACTGCATTAACATTTAGAAATTTTGACCTTGTTGATTTGGACACTCCAAACGTTTCTGCCATCTCTCCGATAGATCCGTTTTGTCTTTGTGACTTCCGTTGACACTTCTTTGGACCAAGAGTCATTGAGAGTTCCTATGAATAGTTGCCAAATGTAAATTCAACACTTGGAATCAACTCAAGACATTTTATCTCCTTCATCTGTCAAGGAAACAAGGCCATGAAACTGCTTCAGTCAGTAGTCCAATGACTTTTGCacctgtgtgtaaaaaaaaaaaatggcaccaATTCCTAAAcgttaatgcaatatttttggtAAACCACGTGAATTAAAGCTGAATAtctacacttcaatcacatcttgatggcttcatttcaaatccattgtggtggtggtggACAGAGGCACAATTACAAAAATTGTGtgactgtccaaatacttatggacctgacaGTATGTGttggatttccataaagaatatTACCCGCATAAAACTGACGGACATACTCATGACTTCACTCGCTGcagctctgcctctctctctctctctctctctctctctctctctctctctctgtcatcctGCCAATCCTCTTATCTGATATTCAAAGTACAATTATTTCAGTTGTATGATTCTGGAGGCAGGTGTTATCTCAATGGCCTTGTTCGAATGTTCAAACTGACTGTGACCTGTGACCTCAAGTGACCACATTATCAACTGGTTAATCGACAGAGATAAAGCTCCTCTATAAAAgcacagagacagaaagacagcttcatcttccttcctctgctctctccgtTTCTTTCCCtgtcctgatctctctctctgtttctaacATGGCATTCAACGGCATATGGAAAGTCGACCGTAATGAAAACTATGACAAGTTTATGGAGCAGATGGGTGAGTGAAGTATGAGTTAATAACGGGTAATGTAATAGCTAGAATTAATAATAATCATGAAAACAGATGTCTGATGGGGTTTAGTCTGAATTTTAGCAGAAATTTCATTACAAATGAATATTGTACCGCTCCTTCTGAGATGATCGAAAAGATGAAAAATACATTTAAAGCTAACACGATAGAATCTAGAGCTGGGTAATACAACGTGACACACTGTTGTGCAAAAATTCACCCTAAGAAGTAGGAGGCCACGTCTCCTTCAGTGGACCTGATAtacactgaggccacgcctccttcactatgaTTGCCAGACAAAGACTATGCCTCCTTTATTAGGAGAGATAAAATATAGGCTATGCCTCATTTACTGTAAGTGACAACCATGCCTGGACAGCAGAGAGGCCATGcccctttcacttggtcaaacaagCCCATTTTTGTATCATTGCCAATGGCATAAATGTAAATGATATATGCATCAATGAAAGTGTGTGTAACTAAATATGTCCAACAAAGTGTGtaaaatatgtatgtgtgtgtgtgtgtgtgtgtacaggcatTAACGTGGTGAAGAGAAAGTTGGCTGAACATGACAACCTAAAGCTTTCCATCGAGCAGAACGGAGACAAGTTTACCATTAAGGAGTCGAGCACGTTCAGGACCAAAGATATCGAGTTCACGCTCGGCGTGCAGTTTGAGTACTCGATGCCTGACGGCACTGAGCTCACTGTGAGAACCAAAAGTCAATAATCAGTAATGAACAATCATTAACTGGCAGAGCAGgagctgaaaacatcatcagtggAATCAGTAATTGAAATAAATGATCAAAGTGATCTGTAACTAATACACATACTGTAGCTTTGTGCAATGTGCAGTGCGTATATACTATAtatgtgtgtccgtgtgtgtatatacagtatgtatgtatgtgttgtCCCTCAGGGCACATGGGTGATGGAGGGAGAGACTCTAAAAGGCACATTCACCAGGAAGGACAACGGCAAAATCTTAATCACCACCCGATCACTGGTTGGTGATGAACTTGTACAGGTGACACACACGCACAGTTCAGACACAGTTACTCTGAACACATACATCTCACTATACAGTAAGTTACAGATAATGTATCTAACTTTATATGACACACTCATTAACACTTCTCAACGTCAGTTACATTATACATTCCTTCAAAAATAGCCATCGTCTTCGAACATGTCAATTAGCCATGGCTTAGCATTTTAACTCGAGCACATCAGCTAACTTAAGAGTGGATTAGATTAAATTATTCAAATTTGAAAGCTAATTAACATTTTTCCTTAACAAAAAAGCTAACAAACGTCTGGTTATATCAATATGCAAAGATTTATTATCAGTCTACTTTGCTTACTAATCTGTCTGATTTGCTTGCTAGGAAGCTATTTAAGTAACTAACGAGTAATAAATTGATGGCTATACAGTCTACTTCAGTTGACTGTGTACCATTTGcgagacatacactaccgttcaaaagtttggggtcactttgaaatttccttatttttgaaagaaaagcactgttcttttcaatgaagatcattttaaactaatcagaaatccactctatacattgttaatgtggtaaatgactattctagctgcaaatgtctggtttttggtgcaatatctccataggtgtatagaggcccatttccagcaactctcactccagtgttctaatggtacaatgtgtttgctcattgcctcagaaggctaatggatgatttagaaaacccttgtacaatcatgttagcacagctgaaaacagttgagctctttagagaagctataaaactgaccttcctttgagcagattgagtttctggagcatcacatttgtggggtcgattaaatgctcaaaatggccagaaaaatgtcttgactatattttctattcattttacaacttatggtgggaaataaaagtgtgacttttcatggaaaacgcaaaattgtctgggtgaccccaaacttttgaacggtagtgtattccataaaaaaaaatggaggatTAGCAGATACTCCATTTTGGATCTTTTTCACTGCAAGGATCAATTTAGCCAAAGCATTTCTGCTACTGGTCAATGATGCAAATTCCCATATCAGAGTTCAACAATCTGGACTCAACATGATGTTTCTTGTACTGGAAGTTTGGACAAAGGGGTAGCATGATTactatggctggctgatgaaaaccAAGAATGATGATATAGCGAAAGTGGAGTTAGAATGGAATTCAAGAATGATGTGAGTTGTTGAATAAATCAAAGATGATTATGAGAATTTGTCAAAATTCTTCATGCGTTGTATTTTGTTGTTTGTCCTACACAGTGCTACATCTATGAAGGTGTTGATGGGAAGAGGATTTTCAAGAAGGCATAAAAGAACTATGGAGAAGGACTGTCCAGTTTTGGAACAGATTCAGCATTGTCATTACATGTTATATTTCAAATAAATGTACGGATGTTTCTACTTTACTTTGTGGTATGAGGACTGATTTTGACTCTCCTCTGTGTCAAAGTCGAGGAGTTTCCCTGCTTTAATTTGCCATATGAAACTTTATAATGAAATGCCTGAGCAGATAAAACACATAACAGGGACGTTATCGACAGCTATCCAtccaccctgttctacagggtcgcaggcaagctggagcctatcccagatgactatgggcgagaggcagggtacaccctggacaagtcgccaggtcatcgcaggtgacttgtccagacaaccatttacactcactttagagccaccaatgagcctaacctgcgtgccggccactgggctcgaacccaggaccttcttgctgtgaggcgacagtgctaaccactacaccaccgtgccgcccctatcgaCAGCTAATTATGATCAATTTATGAGGTTTATtcccaagaaaaagaaaaagggatTAAATACTGGACACCAGTAAACAAATCACTACCATGCTTAACCACAAGAGGGAGCTCTGTAGCTTGTTTGTAATTAGTAGTTTTCACCTTTTTATCCAGAGAGAACTGATTTTTAAGTCAGATATAAACAAAAAGTAGAtctttagggaaaaaaaaaaagaaacacagcCAGCCATTTAATACACAGTTGAATGCAAGTCAAAAACATGTTTTAGTTTAAATGTTTTAATACAGGTCAAGCTGTATTAACAAATTTGATGTCAACAAtacatttatattttatttatactaCTTTATGCATTATATAACCCAATCTGTAATATAATTATCCAAGTCCAAGAGAACTTTAGCAGGGTTTtgagttttttttcttcccaaggggcacattattatacatatattaACCTCACAATATGACACAATATTGAGTCTGATGATGATACCAGTAAATCTGCCACAATATGATAAATCATTTAAATTGATTTCTGATTGTTGGCTTTTTAAAagcaaatcatccatccattacacCCATCGTAGGTTATTATCAACCAACATGTTCGAGACATTTTTGAGTTCAAGATATGACTTTTTACTTACTATTATTTGATTGCTATTTAATACATCAACTCAAATAGAATAGAATCTATCGACAAATGTACTGATACAGAGaaatatttctttcttttttatttttagaaagaGCAGCAGCTAG
This Neoarius graeffei isolate fNeoGra1 chromosome 3, fNeoGra1.pri, whole genome shotgun sequence DNA region includes the following protein-coding sequences:
- the LOC132882846 gene encoding fatty acid-binding protein, intestinal-like, yielding MAFNGIWKVDRNENYDKFMEQMGINVVKRKLAEHDNLKLSIEQNGDKFTIKESSTFRTKDIEFTLGVQFEYSMPDGTELTGTWVMEGETLKGTFTRKDNGKILITTRSLVGDELVQCYIYEGVDGKRIFKKA